DNA sequence from the Manihot esculenta cultivar AM560-2 chromosome 11, M.esculenta_v8, whole genome shotgun sequence genome:
ctttttacaatattttatagtaatttataacattattataaatatgatatcttatagatttttaatattttatatattatcttaATGTGTAATTtatgaatatattattttgaattacttattattttcacaatatatacaaaataatatttaaaaaaatcagggaacttaaatttattatagtaAATATCACCGGATAAGTTAATGCATGATAATCGGATTTTGGACATCCCAACTCGCACTAAAAAAGGTTAGATTTTGACTTTGTTGAGACCCAATATATACACTTCTTCGCATACAAATCCAAATTATACACTTCTTCGCATACAAATCCAAATTTCACTTTGATGAATAAGACTGAGCTTAAGCCTACGCACTAGAGGTCTGACCATATTTATTCCTTTGGCCACGTAGCTTGGGATCGTGTCCACATGATActtgatgaaattaaataacTGACGATGAAAAAGGACATAGTATGTTCGTATATATGGTTAGCGTGACTGTGACATGTGGGTATAAATGCAGAATAGCAATTAAAcgtcattaaagaaaaaaaggtAAAGGGATAAAGAAAGTAAGAGAGATAAACCAAatcaaatttatcaaaatacacCTTAAGTTTATCATTTACTGATATTAGAGCATCACTTAtgtttagattttattatttatagggCTGTAATCGAACCGAGTCAATGCGAGTTTTAATAAGCTCAAGctcgattagaaaataaatttaaaaactcgAGTTTCATTTATAAGGTCAAActcgattcataaaataaatattaaacttgaACTCGATTCGTAATAAACTTGTTTATCACATTAATGAGCTAACTCAAACTCCATTTAAAAAGTTAGAATTTGAGCTCATTTAGTCTCGAAGcttgattatattataaacaaattcgatataatttaaattcatttaaattataaataaatttaaattaaaaataaaatttaaattatgaggtaagactttttaaattattatttttatttaattgaaatctctcaaatccaaaactaatgaaaaaaaatggagaagaatTGTCTTTTTATAAAGAAATCATAATCCTCCATATCCCTTCAACTTTTGATGTGGGATTGGTGTTGGCGAACTCATGAACTTGTTCGCGAGCATGCTCATAAACTTGTTCGTGAGCCTATTCACGAGCTTGTTCGCGAGTCTATTCACGAGCTTGAAAATGAGTAGAGCTCACGAGGCTAAATGAGCCGAATACTGGTAAGTTCAAACTCGGTTCATTTATTAAACGATCATAAAAAATGAGCTCGAGTTCGGCTCGTTTAGAAAACGAATCGAGCCCGATCGAACTTTTATCGAATCGAgtctcgaatagctcacgaacaGTTTGATTCGTTTACACCCCTAATTATTATAATCGCAGCAAatcaaaagaataaaatataaaaaatgatattccctctatttcataatttttttttcgattgttttaaaattattatttatttttttatattataataatataaattgaactattataattatatttaatgttattttatttttaagaaattttttaaaattatatcttttaatacttaataaaatttaacgtATTAGGTGGTATAATTgaaattctaataaaaaaatatattttttaatatatataaaaaaattataaaataaaaagagtatACAGAAAAAatcactaaataaattaaaaaaatgaataagtTTCAAAGAAGTCAGGATTTTAATTTCCGTCGCTTTCCAGGCAACATGGAGGACGTCAAAGAGAAAATTGAAGTAAATATGTTTTAGTATAACACGTCAAACGACGAGAAAATGTAGCGTATTAAGACCCAGAAGAAAAGAATGTGTTCATAGTTTAATTTGGCCATACATCAATTAAAAATCtacaattaattattaaagtatTACTTTGTACAGTACGTGTGAAACTCACCTTTTGAAGTAATTGACACTGCCAAACTTTCTTATGGTTTAGAGTTTGACTCTTTTTGTGGCTTCATCAACCCTAGTCCACGTTTTAGCTCAGATTCATATATATTAACTCTTGAATTTAGTaggtttaaattgaaatttaattcaataaatttgtGATGCAATTCCAATTAGAGATTGACTTTAGTACTAATTTTGCATAGGCGAAATTGGTTATATTTTTTCAATGATGAGACCTAATTCACCCACATGAACTTCATATCCCTCAatcaatttcataattttattactatCACACCATAAAAACGAGAATTAATACCATATCAATGCTGTTAATGAATGGAGAATTGGGATTcgattattaattagttattttatcTTGTACGTAATTTTTCTGGGAAGCTTCTTGGTTGAAAGACTCTCTCTGTGTCTCTCTTCATGGATAAACATGAAACACAATTTTCTAGGGGTGAgtagtattcgattcaaatcgaaaaaatcgactgaatcgaatcgatttaaaaatttgatttgattttttatacatttcagttcagttcggtttttaattttagaaattttaattatttcggttcggttcggttttgatcagaaaaaaactgaaaaaaccgaaccgaaccgattagtgataataatatattttttcaataatataaagaaattaaattatattaaaattaaaatattttaattaaattttaaaatattaaaaataaaaaaattattaaaaatcaaaaccgatcaaaccgaaccgaattagaccggttcggttcgattcgatttctgaccaaaatcggttcgattcggttttcataaacactaaaatttcggttttcggtttattcagttcggttcggttcaaaaccgaaccgaccgaatgctcacccctacaatCTTCAGTTACGTTAttatttttccttatttttgaCTAATTCCTTGTTATCTTATTAACTCcatttaattcttaattttttgttACTTGTTTTCCAATTTATGTTTATTGTCGGAATTACCTTAATTCatgataattaataataataataatattattattattaaatatcaaaaCTTTGAACTCTTCAAGTTCAACCCCTCTCCCTCGTGCTACTCTACTTTTCAAGTCACACTTGGATACAAGATTTCCTCTGagtattttcttcttcttttccattTTCTATTTACAGTCTTTGTCCAATACGTGTTTGAAGGTGACCCCATTCCCTAATTCACCTTCCTGCTATTATATAAACAAACGAAGAGGCCCCATTGATTACTCATTCTTCTCCATTGTAGTTATAATCAAAAGCTTTCTGGTTTCAGACACATTCTACTCACAGGTATGCATTTTATTATctttctcactttctttttaatcATTCTCCTGCATGCATGCACGAGAAGctctgttatatatatatagatatgcTCAGAAACTTGCTTGATGTATGTATATCAAGATGAATGGGGATGCCAATACAGGGGTTTGTTTTGAAATTTCAATTCAACATGCAATTTCATTTTTTgggtttttagaaaaataagtttttatatggtagaatttaatcaattatggtcaaatccaaaatgctgactaattGACGTGCGGAGAGAGCTTCAACGGTAGAATATTTCAATATCATCAAGGAGTTGGTGATTAACCAACAAAACTGGTCAGATATGGTTTATGATTAATCTAACTATGTTTGAATATCCATGCATGCTTCTGTGTtgcattatatatattatatcatCTTGAAATAATGGAAATTTGTTTTTTCTCGTTCATCAGCAATCGACGGAGAAATGGTTACAGTCAGATCACCAGATCTCAAATCAAAAAATGGAGAAACGTTGAGAACTATAAGCTTCAAGAAAAGGGATTTGAACAATGTTGATGAATCTGATGGCTACACTAATGATCTGCTCATTCAAGAATCTTTATCCTTCAAGAAAATGAAGTCAACTGCGACCAATGTCCAAACAACATTTTCATTCAAGAATCTAAATCTCGATATTAAAggcaatgaaaataaattgtatGCCGCAGTTTCTTCCGTAGAACCTGCCTACGCACCATCTCCAAGGCCAGCTACGGAGCTTGATGCAGCTGCAACTAAGTTGCAGAAGGCTTACAAGAGTTACCGGACTCGCAGGAACCTCGCTGACTGTGCGGTGGTTGTGGAAGAGCTATGGtttgtttttatattaattattatcaagTACATCATTTGGGTTTGTGTCTTCAAGTTCTCTCATTGTGATTTTTCTGTACTGTAGGTGGAAGGCGTTGGACTTTGCAACCTTGCGGCGGAGTTCTATATCTTTCTTTGATTCTGACAGATCGGAAACTGCCGTTTCTCGGTGGGCACGAGCTAGGACCAGGGTAGCTAAGGTACTTGATCACATGTATACATTcgaacaataaataaataatattttcgcTTAAAATCATAGTATATTTTCTATTTGACTCCATTAATCTGGATTATTGCAAATTGATTTGCATTGTGCAGTTTGCAAAGGGTTTGTCCAAGGATGAGAAGGCTCAACAGTTAGCTTTAAGACATTGGCTTGAAGCTGTAAGCCCAGTTAGAAACTAAtcaatttatgtattttaaaaataatttcaatatcATGGATCTAAAATTTTGCTTTGCTTATGTTTTTGAACAGATTGATCCAAGGCATCGATATGGTCACAATCTGCACTTGTACTATAATGTTTGGTTTGGTAGTGAAAGCTCACAGCCATTTTTCTACTggtaattaattaagaaaaggtcgcttttttatttatttttgggttCTAGTGGTGTCGTAAATTAATTTCTTGGCAACTTCTTTGtggaaattaattaatgaaggcTGGACGTGGGAGATGGGAAAGAATTAAATATTGAGACATGTCCGAGGACTAAACTACAACGTCAATGCATCAAATATCTTGGTCCAGTAAgcacattaattattttatttttataattttcatatcatgcatggACTCATtcacatttaaatttaataataaaattagcaaaaattaatgtatattGAATTGCAGAAAGAAAGGGAGGCATATGAAGTGATAGTGGTGGATGGGAGGCTAGTTTACAAACAAAGTGGAAAACCAGTGGAAACTGTCGAAGGGACTAAGTGGATATTTGTTCTAAGTGCATCAAGGACCATGTACGTAGGCAAGAAGGAGAAAGGCTTGTTTCAGCACTCTAGTTTTCTAGCTggtggtgctgccattgctgCTGGGAGATTGATTGCACATGATGGGATTCTTGAGGtacctaataataataatcatattgGTGCTAGAAAAACCAACTAAAATCCCCCTGACCTTTCTCTTGTCTCCTTCAGGCTGTATGGTCCTACAGTGGGCATTATCGCCCATCAGAAGAGAATT
Encoded proteins:
- the LOC110625902 gene encoding IQ domain-containing protein IQM1 — encoded protein: MVTVRSPDLKSKNGETLRTISFKKRDLNNVDESDGYTNDLLIQESLSFKKMKSTATNVQTTFSFKNLNLDIKGNENKLYAAVSSVEPAYAPSPRPATELDAAATKLQKAYKSYRTRRNLADCAVVVEELWWKALDFATLRRSSISFFDSDRSETAVSRWARARTRVAKFAKGLSKDEKAQQLALRHWLEAIDPRHRYGHNLHLYYNVWFGSESSQPFFYWLDVGDGKELNIETCPRTKLQRQCIKYLGPKEREAYEVIVVDGRLVYKQSGKPVETVEGTKWIFVLSASRTMYVGKKEKGLFQHSSFLAGGAAIAAGRLIAHDGILEAVWSYSGHYRPSEENFLEFIDFLDEHNVNLTDVKKCPMDDDIPPTKEEDQKHKVESMKGTLQIEDVSAKGETNKVNANSNSSKEANVDTKERNEDNKESPIANSPSAVFDLHKPLSCKWSTGAGPRIGCVREYPACLQLQALEHVNLSPRPRFVAGSLATCGPIPSPRPSPKVHLSPRLPYLGLTSPRVQAPTTK